One Haliaeetus albicilla chromosome 11, bHalAlb1.1, whole genome shotgun sequence genomic window carries:
- the TSPAN14 gene encoding tetraspanin-14 — MHYYRYSNAEVSCWYKYLLFSYNIVFWLAGVAFLAAGLWAWSEKGVLSDLTKVTGLHGLDPVVLVLVVGIVMFTLGFAGCVGALRENICLLKFFCGAIVFIFLLELAVAVLAFLFQDWVRDRVKEFFENNIKSYRDDIDLQNLIDSLQKINHCCGAQGPDDWDFNIYFNCSSESKSREKCGVPFSCCIPDPAQKVVNTQCGYDVRKKSKSQWDDQIFVKGCILALEAWLPRNIYIVAGVFIAISLLQIFGIFLARTLISDIEAVKAGNAF, encoded by the exons cTAGCTGGGGTGGCCTTCCTTGCAGCTGGTCTGTGGGCATGGAGTGAAAAG ggTGTATTGTCTGATCTGACGAAGGTGACTGGTCTTCATGGTCTGGACCCAGTGGTGCTTGTCTTAGTGGTGGGAATAGTGATGTTTACTTTGGGATTTGCTGGTTGTGTAGGAGCactgagagaaaacatctgccTTCTGAAGTTT ttCTGTGGAGCAATTGTGTTTATATTCCTGCTGGAGCTGGCAGTGGCAGTTCTGGCTTTTCTGTTCCAGGACTGGGTGAGGGACAGGGTCAAGGAATTCTTTGAGAATAACATTAAATCCTACCGAGACGATATTGACCTCCAGAACCTCATTGATTCGCTACAAAAAATT AACCATTGCTGTGGTGCCCAAGGTCCAGATGACTGGGACTTTAACATATACTTTAACTGcagcagtgaaagcaaaagTCGTGAGAAGTGCGGTGTTCCTTTTTCCTGTTGTATACCTGATCCTGCT caaAAAGTTGTGAATACACAGTGTGGCTATGATGTCAGAAAGAAG AGCAAGAGTCAATGGGATGATCAGATTTTTGTCAAAGGATGTATTCTTGCTCTGGAAGCTTGGTTACCCCGAAATATCTACATTGTTGCAGGTGTCTTCATAGCTATCTCACTGCTCCAG atTTTTGGGATTTTCCTAGCCAGGACATTGATTTCTGATATTGAAGCTGTAAAGGCAGGTAATGCCTTCTGA